In Syntrophorhabdus sp., the sequence ATGGTGCGGTTTATCTCGTCCGCCAGGAGAACATGGGTCATGACAGGCCCGAACTGGAAGATGAACTCCCCCTTCTGCTGGTCGTAGACGTTAAAGCCTGTGATGTCCGACGGCAAAAGGTCAGGCGTGAACTGCACCCTCTTGAAGGTCGCGCCTATGCTCTTCGCCAGGGATTTCGCTATGAGCGTCTTGCCGACGCCGGGGATGTCCTCGAGAAGGACATGGCCGTCGGCGAGAAGCGCCACCATGAGCAGTTCGATGGACCTTTCCTTGCCGACGATGACGCGGGACATGTTGTCGATGATGGTTCTGCACAGATCGTAGGGCATAACAGGCTCTCCGGGACAGGGATTGTAGTATGGAGATGTTTCAAAACCGTGAAGAGTATAGCATAGGCGGAGCCGATTGTGGAAGGGGTGTGATCTTCACACGCATGAGCCTTTACATTTCCTATGACGCCTTCCTCTCCGGCGACCAGAGCGGGCAACTGGGGTCTGTGGGAATACGGTACAGGTGGTAGCGGGAGCTTCAAGGCGGGCGAGCCGTCACCCATAGGTCTGGCATGGATATTGCTTTTCAGAAGCGGGGAGCATGGATATGCTGGACAGGATACTTGTCAGGGAGATCATAAGCGTTTTGATGGGAAGTGCCTTCTATCTCGGCTTGACGGTGCCTGAGAGGCTTGACATGGTGAAGCATCTGCTCAACCTAATGTCCGGAAAAGACAGTTCCAGGTTCCAGGTTCCAGGTTCCAGGTTTTACGTCCCGGATAACGGGTCTCCAACGTCGGGAAAGCGCTGAATCCCTTCTTCAAAGTCCCATTTTCCTGCACAGGTGTTCCACTTTAGGAGACGGCACAATAAAGAAAGTTCAAGAGGTCAAGGGTTCAAGAGTTCATGGGAAGGACACTGAAAGGTTGAACCTTACTTCCGCGTGTTCACGAACCTGTCGATGGCCGCATTCACCTCGGCCGGTTTTTCCAGCATGACCATGTGGCCTGCGTCGGCGATGAGCTCAAAACGTGCTCCCGGTATGTTGGCGGCGAGATAGTGTGAGTATTTGGGGGGTGTGAAGCGATCGGCCGTGCCGCAGATGACGAGAGTGGGGACCGTCAGCGCATCGAGTCCTCCCATGAGGTCGAAAGCGTTGCAGGCGGTGAAGTCGTTGAAGATGGTCAGGGCATCGTTCTTCATGTAGTCCGTGAACACCTTGTCTTTGAGCGCGGAAGGAACCACGTCGGAGAACGCCGTATCCAGGATCGTCCGGGCCGTTGCCTCCTTGTCCCTGAGGATACCCTGCAGAATCTCGGGATGGACCTTGAGTCTTGCGCCGGTCCCGATGAGGATGAGCCCCCTTGCGAGAGGCGGTCGGGATACTGCAAGTTGCATCGCCACGGCGCCGCCCATGGAATGACCTGCGATGTATGCCGGGCTGCCGCCCATGGAATCAAGGGCGTTGCCGAGGGCCTCGGCGTAAGCGTCTATGGAATCCGACGATGAGCCGCCCGACCCGCCATGGCCCGGCAGATCGATGAGGATCACCTGGTTCGACCTTTCGAAATACACCTTCTGGGGAAGCCAGGATAACGCCGAGCCTCCCGCGCCATGGATAAAGACGATGGGGACACCACTGCCGTATGTCTCTATGTTCATGATCGCCTCCCGTGGCAGACAGTATAGAGGATTTGGTAAAGAAATTCCAGAGATGGACGGGAATTGCTTGCGCAGACGGAAAAACCGGGATATAGTGGAAATAAATGACATGAACTCCGATGAAGTCTCAGACTCGTTTGAAGGAGTGTTCCATGCAGAGGGGCGATCCAGGGCCGAAACCGCCGGCCCGGCGGGGAGAAAAGACAAAGATGCCCCGCGCGGGGGCATCCGCACGGACAAGCCGGGAGCGAAGACCACCCCGCTGTGCGGTTCCCCGTGAGACGGGAACGCCGAACGTGGACGCTTTCCCGGAGCTGTTCCGGGCCTTCATGGACAACGGCCCCGCCATAGCCTGGCTCAAGGACGACGAGGGGCGCCACGTCTACCTCAACCGTGCCCTGCGACAGAGGTTCTACGATGGTTCGAAGGACTGGTACGGCAAGACCGACTTTGAACTATGGCCTCCTGAAATGGCCGCAAGGTTTCGGGAGAGCGACGTTGCCGTTCTCGGCGCGGAGAGGACCGTGGACGTCGTCGAAGAGACTGCCAATCCCGATGGCAGCCGCTCCTGGTGGTGGAACTTCCGCTTTCCCTTCCGGGATTCCTCGGGCAGGCGATACGTGGGCGGGATGGGAATAGAGATATCGGAGCGCAAGCGGCTGGAGGCGGAGTTGACCAAGCTTGCCGCGGTGGTCCGGCACTCCAGCGAACTTGTGGGTCTCGCCACGCTCGACAGGCAGATCGTCTACGTCAACGAAACGGGCGCCAGAATGGTGGGATCGTCCCCGGAAAGGATGATCGGCATGGACGCTCTGGAAATCGTGCATCAGCCTTTCAGAGACAAGGTCCTTGATGAGGCGATACCGGCTCTTACGGAGAAGGGTTCCTGGGAGGGAGAATTGCAGTATCGCAATCTCACGACCGGCGAGATCATATACGTCTATGCCATGATCTTTCTCATCCACGACCCCGAAACCGGCGCGCCCCTGTATT encodes:
- a CDS encoding alpha/beta hydrolase, translating into MNIETYGSGVPIVFIHGAGGSALSWLPQKVYFERSNQVILIDLPGHGGSGGSSSDSIDAYAEALGNALDSMGGSPAYIAGHSMGGAVAMQLAVSRPPLARGLILIGTGARLKVHPEILQGILRDKEATARTILDTAFSDVVPSALKDKVFTDYMKNDALTIFNDFTACNAFDLMGGLDALTVPTLVICGTADRFTPPKYSHYLAANIPGARFELIADAGHMVMLEKPAEVNAAIDRFVNTRK